The Flammeovirga pectinis genomic interval TACACTTTAGGATGGTTTATACCACTTTAGAAAAAACTTTTGAAATCGACTCGCTACTTACTATAAGGATAACCACGTGGTTTGTCACTACTTTCTCTTAAAAACAGCTACATACCCCTATCTTTTTTATCTAAACCATTATTTATTTTAAAACTAAACAGAAAATAAATGTAATACAATGTAACTTTTCTGTTTCATTTACGTATAATAGCAGAGATAACGCAAACATCAGTTGTAGGTAGAAGGAGAGCCAATAACAGTAACTCTCCTTCGCAATTGATTTCAAGATACTATATAAAGAGTAGAATTAGTTCGTAATACCACATTCTAATATCACTTTATCAGAAATTGAGTCACTCGTAAAACAGTGGCTCTTTTTTTTATTTCATATTATAAATAGTTTTATCGAAGCCATTTATTATCATTATTAAAAGGTCGATATGTTGCTCATCCTGGCACACTTCCAAGAACTTCTTAACTATCAACTTCTTCTGATGCATTACATCTGACTCATCTGCTAAACCTTGTATGCTTATGCTATCATTCATACTATTAAAACCTTCAATGTAATATGAAGCGTACACATCACTTGCTTGCATCTTCTTGGTATTAGTCATTACATAGTTATGCTGTGTAACGTCTTGACTGGTAACGTGATTCCAATCATTCAAAGTTATAGCATCTACTCCTTTTTCAAACATTACAGTAACCATGAACTTCCTACAGCTATGGAGGTTAACGTTATTACCTAATATAGTTCTAACACGCTTTACTTCTCTATTGATATAAGATTTGTTTGCTAGGTTATCATATACATCTATTAGCAGTGTGTTCTTCTTTGTATTATACACATCAAAATGCTTTGATATATTAGTGTAGTGTAGCCATAGATTGATATTACAAAATACTCTCTTAATAGTTCTTGTTTTATTTTTTAGTGGTATATAATCAAGTATTACATAACCTCTATTAACTGTAAATTGTTCTTCTCTTAATTCCATTATTTCTTCAGCTCTTAACCCAAACAACAAAGCCACCTTCCATAGTAGACTATCGTGTTTAGATAATAAGAAGTCGGCAGATTTTGAATCCATATTCATAGAAGCTACTCTTTGTACTCTTACAGGTGTTATCTGTTTAGATACTATAGGAGAGTTAATATCTAATGGTAAGGGTAGTTTAAAATGGTTTACAGCAATTTTAATAGCATCTATAAAAGCTACACCTAAGTTAGATTTTGTACTATCTGATTTAGGGTAGTTGTCTATTTTAGATAGTATTGAAGAAGCCATTTCTAAATTTAACTTGTTCAGGTTAAAATCTGTTTTGATTATCTTACCTTCTAAAGTATTGTATCTACTTAGATATGATGATGAAGTTCGTTTTACTTTCTTAATTTCTGAAAATAATTCAAATATTGTTTTAATTTGAAAGTAGTCAGAATTACCTATGTACTGGTTCTTTGCTTCAATTACCTTCTTCTCAATTTCTAATAGAGCTAATTTATTATGGTCTTTTTGGTTGCTATCAATTGGAGATTTATATATAAACAACTTAGTTTTTATGTACTCTCTTTTGTTATCTTCATCATCTAAGTAGATGGCTAACGTTTGTCTACCACTTTGCGTTACTGGGTACTTATGTTTACCTACTCTTATTATCTGCTTATTCATATCTAATCTTATATATATAATTATATATTCAAATATAATTTATTATAACAAATAAATAGAATAATATATGAAGTTTACTGTTTTTATAGCATTTAATAAGGTTTTATTCTTATATTTGTAATGCAACAACAACGAGGAAAGAACGTAAATTCAATTTTCATAGTATAAAAAATCATGCTATAAATGAATATTTCACAAGACTTATATAGAACTTCTTTAACATTACTCACAGATCTTTACCAAATTACAATGGCTTATGGCTATTGGAAGAAAGGTTTTGCTGAAAAAAAGGCTGTTTTTCATGGTTATTTTAGAAAATCTCCTTTTAAAGGTGGTTTTGCTTTAAATGCTGGTTTAGCCTATGTTATAGATTTTTTAAATAACTTTTCTTTTGCAGATGATGACATTAAATACCTTAGTACAATTACAGATGCAGAAGGCCAACCATTATTTGAGGCTGATTTTTTAGAGTATCTAAGAAACTTACAATTTGATCTTACAATTCATGCAATTGAAGAAGGAACAATAATTTTCCCGAACGAACCTTTTATTAGGGTTACTGGTAGTTTACTTCAATGCCAATTAATAGAAACTGCTCTTCTAAATATTATCAATTTCCAAACCTTAATTGCTACTAAAGCTGCTCGATTAAGAATTGCTGCTAAAGACGATCAATTATTAGAATTTGGTTTAAGAAGAGCTCAAGGAATTGACGGTGGAATTTCTGCTACTAGAGCTGCATATATAGGTGGTTTTAATGCAACTTCTAATGTATTAGCTGCTAAACTATTAGACATCCCTGTTAAAGGAACACACGCACACAGTTGGATAATGTCTTACGATGATGAGTTACAAGCATTTAAAGCCTACGCTGATGTAATGCCTAGCAATTGTATTTTTCTTGTTGATACCTATAACACACTAGAAGGTGTAAAAAATGCCATTACTGTTGGCAATTCATTAAAAGAAAAAGGATATGCAATGAATGGTATCCGCTTAGATTCAGGTGATTTATCTTACCTAAGTATAGAGGCTCGTAAATTACTTGATGATGCCGGTTTTACAGAAGCTTCTATTGTAGCAAGTAATGATTTAGACGAGTACCTAATCAATAGTTTAAAGATAGAACAAAATGCCAAAATCAATGTTTGGGGTGTAGGTACTAAACTGGTTACAGCTTACGATCAACCTGCATTAGGTGGTGTTTATAAGCTAAGTGCAATTCAGGATGAAAATCAAAAATGGCAATACAAGGTCAAATTATCAGAACAGATAAATAAAATTTCTACACCAGGGATTTTACAAGTTAGACGCTTTAAAAACGCTAACGGTAAACTTAATGCTGATATGATCTTTAATGAAGAAGAAAACATTAGCAATAACCCAATACTTATTGACCCTAATAATGGAATTCGATCTAAGAAAATAGACAAATCAAAAAATTATGAGGATTTACTAATTCCTATCTTCGAAAATGGTAAATTAGTCTATAATTCTCCATCCATTCATAGTATTCAACTTAAAACAATAAAAGAATTATCGCAGCTTGATGATAGTATAAAAAGGTTTTATCACCCACATGAATATCCTGTAGGGCTAGAAAGCACTCTTTATAACTTAAAAATGAATGTAATTCACAAATTAAAGTCATAATCAAGCAAAATATAATTCCAATTGACATTAAATTATTTTAATTTTGAATTGGTTTAAGAATCCAAAATTAAATTTTTTAAACTGTCAGCCTCACGTAAAATAAAATATGGCTTCAGAACCTAAAAAGAACGTACGAAAAAATATATATAAACCCTCATCGGTACCTCAATCTTCGGCTACTCCCCACGCTGAAGAAACGGAAAGGCCCGTACGCTTAAAAGTGCCTAAGATGAGTTTTGATAATAATAAACTGAAAGATCCACGACTTCAAACTAGTATTGGTTTATCTCTAATTTTTCTTTCTGTTTATACCTGCTTAGCATTACTTTCTTTTGTATTTACAGGGAAAGCTGATCAGAGTATTATTGAAAATGTTGGTGGAATAACAAATCTTATCTCATCTGGGAAAGAGGTTCAAAACTGGTTAGGACTTTTAGGTGCGTCGTTGTCTCATCTTCTAGTTTATAATATGTTTGGTCTTGGTTCTATTCTACTTATTCCAATGCTATTTTCTGCAGGGTACGAATTATTTACCCAAGGAAATGGTAAACTCATGAAGTTTAGAAAACTGGGTTACATCTGTCTTTTCTACATGCTTTGGATAAGTGTATTACTAGGTTATTATGTTGTAATAAAAGACACTCCAAATCTTTTAGGTTTCTTGTGTGGTAAAATTGGTTTAACCGTTGCAGATGGTATGTATAGCTTAATTGGATGGGGAACTATTATTTTCCTAATCTTAGCTGTACTTATTCATGGTGTCTACATCGTTAAATTTAATGCCGTATCTAAAGTAATTGGTAAAGTAACTAAAAATAGATATTCTGATAAATCTGAGGTTAATACCACTTCTGAAACTGAAAACACTACTCTTTCTGAAAATGAAAGTGATGATGAGCTTGAAGAAGACGAAGATTTGGAGAACTATTCTGAAGAAGAAACTTCAATTGAAACTTCATCACTTACAAATGAGAATGTAATTGAGGAAGAGATTACTGAAGAGCCAAATGAAATTGAAGAAGAAGCTGCTCAAGATACTGGACTTGTACCACATAATGCACAACTTCCTTCTGTAGTAGAGCCCGAGGCTCCAATTGTTACAGAAAGTGTACCTCAACAAGCTATTAAAGTTGATCCTATTTCTGTAGATGTAAATATTCAAGTAGAACACGTTCAAGTAGGTGGTAATGGTACTAATCAAATACCTCCAACACAAAACTACTCTAAACAACAATCTAGAGATACTACTTCTGAAATGCCTCCTGTAAAAGAAGAAAAGAAAGAATCGCCAACTCCAAATCCTTCTTCTCAACAGAAAAAAGTAACTCCGAATACTCCTCCGATTATAGAGATAGAAGCAGAGCCTACAAAATCTGAAACAATAAAATTAGACCCTCCTGCTCCTCCTAAGAAAAAAGAGAAAGTAGAAAACCCACATGAATTATCTGATGTATCTACAACAGAAAACGTGGATAAAGCAGATCTAAATGTCTTAAAAAAGATTGAAGAAGAACCGGATGAAATCGTCAATATCGAAGATATGGATGAATACGACCCGAAGCTTGATCTTAGTCATTATAAATACCCTGATTTAGACCTTCTACACCCTCCCGTTGAGAGTAAAGCGAAGGTAACTAAAGAGGAATTAGAAGCCAATAAAGAAAAAATTGTAAACACATTAAGGCACTTTAAAATTGGTATCGCCTCTATTAGTGCTACAATTGGTCCTACTGTTACTCTTTATGAAATTGTTCCTGAAGTAGGTATTAAGATTTCAAAAATTCGTAACCTAGAAGATGATATTGCATTAAGTTTAGCTGCTCTTGGTATTCGTATTATTGCTCCAATTCCTGGACGTGGTACAATTGGTATTGAAGTACCAAACAACAATAGAGAAATGGTATCTATGTCTTCTGTTTTAGCGACTGAAAAGTTTGCAAAAGCAAAAATGGATTTACCTGTTGCCTTTGGTAGAACAATTTCTAACGAAGTATTTGTTGCCGATCTTGCCAAAATGCCTCACTTATTAATGGCTGGAGCAACGGGACAAGGTAAATCAGTTGGTATTAACGTACTTCTTAGCTCATTACTTTATAGAAAACATCCATCAGAATTAAAATTTGTGATGATTGACCCTAAAAAGGTTGAATTGTCACTTTTCAATAAAATAGAACGCCACTTCTTAGCAAGCTTACCTGATGCAGAAGAGGCTATTATTACAGATACTAAAAAAGCCATTCATATTCTGAACTCTCTTTGTACAGAAATGGATATGCGATACTCTTTATTGAAATCTGCGGGGGTTCGAAATATTAAAGAATACAATACTAAATTCTGCAACCGTAGATTAAACCCAAAAAAGGGGCATCGTTTCTTACCATATATTGTTCTAGTTATTGATGAACTTGCCGATTTAATGATGACAGCAGGTAAAGAAATTGAAGGACCAATTGCACGTTTAGCACAGTTAGCTCGTGCTATTGGTATCCATTTAGTTGTAGCCACTCAACGTCCTTCTGTTGATGTTATTACGGGTATGATTAAAGCCAACTTCCCTGCTCGTTTATCATTTAGAGTAACTTCTAAAATAGATTCTAGAACAATTTTAGATGCAGGTGGAGCAGATCAATTAATTGGTATGGGTGATATGTTATTATCTACGGGTAATGACCTTACGCGTATTCAGTGTGCATTTATTGATACTGATGAAGTAGAAAAACTTTGTGATTTCATTGCAGATCAGACTGGTTTTTCTGCGGCCTATATGTTACCTGAATTTGAAGAAGAACAACCAGCCTCGAAAGGCGGCGGTGGTGGTAGCGTTGACGATAGAGATGATCTATTTGAGGAAGCTGCCCGATTACTTGTTCGCCATCAACAAGGTAGTACATCTTTAATCCAACGTAAATTAAGTTTAGGATATAACCGTGCTGGTCGTATTATAGATCAGTTAGAAGCTGCAGGAATTGTAGGTCCGTTTGAAGGTAGTAAAGCAAGACAGGTTAATGTAAAAACAGAAATGGAATTAGAGGTTGTATTAAATACTTTATAGCCTTTTATGAAACATTTTACATAGTAAGTCTCGTAAAATACACTTGAACTACTATAAACTAGTTAATAGATTATGATTAAAAGCAACAAAAATATATTATCATTCCTTTTCATTTTAGTTTTATCAATAGGTAATTTATTTGCCCAACAAGATGAAAAAGCACAAAAGATACTTGACCAAATGAGTAGCTTTTATAAAGGACTAAACTCTTTTAGTGCAGATATCAACCAAGATGCTATTAGTACTTCTGATGGTAAAATTGGAGATATTCAGATGAAAGCCATTGTAAGCGGTAACAAATACCAATTGCAATTAGATGGTCAGACAATTTATAACGATACTAAAACAGTCTCTCGTTATGATCAAGAAATGGAAGAGGTAACGATAGAAGAAGCAGATTCTGACGATACGGATGTAATGAGTTCTCCTGCTAAGATTTATTCTATCTATCAAAAGAACTTTAAATATTTATATATTGAAAAGGATGCAAAGGGAAATGATGTAATTGACCTTTCTCCTGATAAAAGTTTAGAAGTCAATTTCTTTAAAATTAGAATGCATATCAATCCAAAGACACATGCTTTGGTAAAGTTTGTAATCTTTGAAAAAGGTAATTTGATGAGGTACGAAAATTCGATCACTAATTTTAAACAAAATGTTCCTGTTAGTGATAGTGAATTTGTATTCGATACTTCTAAATATCCAGATGTTGAGGTTGTTGATTTACGATAATCATCAGCAAACATTATTAAAAAACGCCTTGATTTCTATACGAGATCAAGGCGTTTTTTTATTTCGGTAAATTTAATTTTAATTCAGACGATTTATTAAACTCTTTAATTACTTCTATTAAGTAATGGCTTTTATGTCTGAAATATTCAGATAATGATAAACTCTTATCATGTAGTCTTTCCATACCTAATTCTTCAAGGTCTTCCCATGTTACTTGCTGGAACCCCATAGACCAGGTTAGAAAGTTTCTAGTTGCTATTTCTCCTGAATATATTTTTTGAATATAATCATGACGATCATCTTTTTTAATTACATCATACAGTTCGTCTAAATCATTTTGTTCTCCTTCCAAAATTTGAATAAACAGATCATCAATAAGTAAGAGTATCCCTGTGATATCTTTCTTCTCATTATTAATTCTACTTTTAACTAGAATTTCTTTCAGTTCATTTATATCAAACGAAGCAGTTTTTTTACTGGTGTAACAAAGGCAATACATAAATCTGATAATTAGGGTAAAAAACAGAAACATCATTTTATATAAGATAGAAAATCCCTACCTACAAAAAAAGCCTCTACAATTCTAAAACTGTAGAGGCTTATAAAGTATATATTTTATATAAATATTATTCTACTGGTGCAGTTGCTTTAAATAAAACAGCTGATGTAGTAGACGTGATTTTATAGTTAGCATCAACTAGTAATACAACTACTTCACCTCTTTTAATACTTACTGTAGTAGCTCCTTCTTCAACAGTTGCTTCTCCTTCAGAAACAATAATAACCTGAGCAGTTTTAGCTACTGATGTATAAACGTCTCCTTTAGAAACGGCAATTCTACTTAATTCAAAATCAGGAGCAGGGCTTTTATAAATTCTTTCTAAACCATCTTCTTGTAACTCCCCTTTCATAATATTTGGGTGAGTTTCCTCAAAAGTTACATGTTTTAATAGTTCTGGTACATCAATATGTTTTGGAGTAAGACCACCTCTAAGAACGTTGTCTGAGTTAGCCATTAATTCCATATTTTGCCCTTCCATATATGCATGTGGTAAACCAGCATCTTGGAAAATTGCATCGCCAATATCAGCACGAACAATATTAAAGAAATAGATAGAGTAAATTCCTTTATCTAAATCAGCACCGTCTTCTTGTAATGCAACAGATTTTGCCGTCCAATAATCTGGAGATGCTTTATCTAATTTACCTGCATTATAAAGAGGCATTACACGGTCTACTAATGATTGTAGCTTTGTATTTACTTCTTCTGCAGAATACTCCATCACCGTTTTATATAAACCAAAGAAACCTTCTTCTTGGAATACAGGTAATAGGTAATTAAATTCTGGAACTGATTTTAGAACCTCTTCTAATTTTGCTTTTGGTAAAAAACCATGTAATAACCAGAACTCACTTAAAGCAACCATAATTTCTGGTTTATGGTTATCATCTTTATAATTTCTATGAGATGCAATTACAGGAATACCTTCTGCATTTTCTCTAGCAAAACCTTTCTCCGCTTCAATTTTTGTTGGATGAACTTGAATTGATAAAACATCTTTTACATCCAATACTTTAAATAAAAATGGTAAACGGCCAAATTTATCATTAATGAAATTTCCGATAGTACCAGAAGGATCATTCTTAATCATTGTATTTAGCTGCTGATTTTCTCCAACTTGCGCAGGAGCATTATCATGAGCACCCATCCAATATTCAGCATAAGGTTTTTCTTCTTTTTCTATACCAATCATTTGTGGAATAAATGAATCTCCACCCCATGCATAATTTTGTACTTTTCCTTTTAATGGAAATAATTTAGTAGTTAACATCGCTTAGTTGTTGTTCGATAAAAATAGTAATTTGATTTCATCGCAAAAATAGAAATAAATAAGATGCTATACTCTAAACATTCCTATATATCTATTATTTTTAACCCATATGAATAAATACAAAACCTTTAAGTTTAAACAATTTGAAATAGGTCAAGAAAAATGTGCTATGAAAATTGGTACAGATGGTATGTTATTGGGAGCATGGGCCGATTTATCGGGTTGTAATACTATGCTTGATATTGGTACAGGATCTGGATTAATTTCTTTGATGTGTGCACAACGTTATTCTGAACTTAAAATTATTGGAATTGATATTGATTTGGGAGCAAGTGAACAAGCCGAAGAGAATTTCAAAAACTCCCCTTGGAAAGAACGTTTATCCGTTAAACATATCGATTTTTCTGAATTAACTCTTGATACAAAAGTAGATGCTGTCGTTTCTAACCCACCTTTCTTTAAAGACTCTTACAAAGCAAATACAGATGAAAGAACGAAAGCAAGACATTCAGACCACCTTACCCTAGAAAGTCTATTTCATTCCTC includes:
- a CDS encoding LolA family protein, giving the protein MIKSNKNILSFLFILVLSIGNLFAQQDEKAQKILDQMSSFYKGLNSFSADINQDAISTSDGKIGDIQMKAIVSGNKYQLQLDGQTIYNDTKTVSRYDQEMEEVTIEEADSDDTDVMSSPAKIYSIYQKNFKYLYIEKDAKGNDVIDLSPDKSLEVNFFKIRMHINPKTHALVKFVIFEKGNLMRYENSITNFKQNVPVSDSEFVFDTSKYPDVEVVDLR
- the manA gene encoding mannose-6-phosphate isomerase, class I, whose product is MLTTKLFPLKGKVQNYAWGGDSFIPQMIGIEKEEKPYAEYWMGAHDNAPAQVGENQQLNTMIKNDPSGTIGNFINDKFGRLPFLFKVLDVKDVLSIQVHPTKIEAEKGFARENAEGIPVIASHRNYKDDNHKPEIMVALSEFWLLHGFLPKAKLEEVLKSVPEFNYLLPVFQEEGFFGLYKTVMEYSAEEVNTKLQSLVDRVMPLYNAGKLDKASPDYWTAKSVALQEDGADLDKGIYSIYFFNIVRADIGDAIFQDAGLPHAYMEGQNMELMANSDNVLRGGLTPKHIDVPELLKHVTFEETHPNIMKGELQEDGLERIYKSPAPDFELSRIAVSKGDVYTSVAKTAQVIIVSEGEATVEEGATTVSIKRGEVVVLLVDANYKITSTTSAVLFKATAPVE
- a CDS encoding tRNA1(Val) (adenine(37)-N6)-methyltransferase, with translation MNKYKTFKFKQFEIGQEKCAMKIGTDGMLLGAWADLSGCNTMLDIGTGSGLISLMCAQRYSELKIIGIDIDLGASEQAEENFKNSPWKERLSVKHIDFSELTLDTKVDAVVSNPPFFKDSYKANTDERTKARHSDHLTLESLFHSSAKILNKGGKLILIYPFDQVEDIYNVASENSFYIAKHCEVAHNIKKPVKRVLLEFCYQNLNDENIVSKLYLKENNSNDFSEQYIALTNKFHPFL
- a CDS encoding nicotinate phosphoribosyltransferase, with translation MNISQDLYRTSLTLLTDLYQITMAYGYWKKGFAEKKAVFHGYFRKSPFKGGFALNAGLAYVIDFLNNFSFADDDIKYLSTITDAEGQPLFEADFLEYLRNLQFDLTIHAIEEGTIIFPNEPFIRVTGSLLQCQLIETALLNIINFQTLIATKAARLRIAAKDDQLLEFGLRRAQGIDGGISATRAAYIGGFNATSNVLAAKLLDIPVKGTHAHSWIMSYDDELQAFKAYADVMPSNCIFLVDTYNTLEGVKNAITVGNSLKEKGYAMNGIRLDSGDLSYLSIEARKLLDDAGFTEASIVASNDLDEYLINSLKIEQNAKINVWGVGTKLVTAYDQPALGGVYKLSAIQDENQKWQYKVKLSEQINKISTPGILQVRRFKNANGKLNADMIFNEEENISNNPILIDPNNGIRSKKIDKSKNYEDLLIPIFENGKLVYNSPSIHSIQLKTIKELSQLDDSIKRFYHPHEYPVGLESTLYNLKMNVIHKLKS
- a CDS encoding BLUF domain-containing protein encodes the protein MYCLCYTSKKTASFDINELKEILVKSRINNEKKDITGILLLIDDLFIQILEGEQNDLDELYDVIKKDDRHDYIQKIYSGEIATRNFLTWSMGFQQVTWEDLEELGMERLHDKSLSLSEYFRHKSHYLIEVIKEFNKSSELKLNLPK
- a CDS encoding FtsK/SpoIIIE family DNA translocase — encoded protein: MASEPKKNVRKNIYKPSSVPQSSATPHAEETERPVRLKVPKMSFDNNKLKDPRLQTSIGLSLIFLSVYTCLALLSFVFTGKADQSIIENVGGITNLISSGKEVQNWLGLLGASLSHLLVYNMFGLGSILLIPMLFSAGYELFTQGNGKLMKFRKLGYICLFYMLWISVLLGYYVVIKDTPNLLGFLCGKIGLTVADGMYSLIGWGTIIFLILAVLIHGVYIVKFNAVSKVIGKVTKNRYSDKSEVNTTSETENTTLSENESDDELEEDEDLENYSEEETSIETSSLTNENVIEEEITEEPNEIEEEAAQDTGLVPHNAQLPSVVEPEAPIVTESVPQQAIKVDPISVDVNIQVEHVQVGGNGTNQIPPTQNYSKQQSRDTTSEMPPVKEEKKESPTPNPSSQQKKVTPNTPPIIEIEAEPTKSETIKLDPPAPPKKKEKVENPHELSDVSTTENVDKADLNVLKKIEEEPDEIVNIEDMDEYDPKLDLSHYKYPDLDLLHPPVESKAKVTKEELEANKEKIVNTLRHFKIGIASISATIGPTVTLYEIVPEVGIKISKIRNLEDDIALSLAALGIRIIAPIPGRGTIGIEVPNNNREMVSMSSVLATEKFAKAKMDLPVAFGRTISNEVFVADLAKMPHLLMAGATGQGKSVGINVLLSSLLYRKHPSELKFVMIDPKKVELSLFNKIERHFLASLPDAEEAIITDTKKAIHILNSLCTEMDMRYSLLKSAGVRNIKEYNTKFCNRRLNPKKGHRFLPYIVLVIDELADLMMTAGKEIEGPIARLAQLARAIGIHLVVATQRPSVDVITGMIKANFPARLSFRVTSKIDSRTILDAGGADQLIGMGDMLLSTGNDLTRIQCAFIDTDEVEKLCDFIADQTGFSAAYMLPEFEEEQPASKGGGGGSVDDRDDLFEEAARLLVRHQQGSTSLIQRKLSLGYNRAGRIIDQLEAAGIVGPFEGSKARQVNVKTEMELEVVLNTL
- a CDS encoding site-specific integrase, encoding MNKQIIRVGKHKYPVTQSGRQTLAIYLDDEDNKREYIKTKLFIYKSPIDSNQKDHNKLALLEIEKKVIEAKNQYIGNSDYFQIKTIFELFSEIKKVKRTSSSYLSRYNTLEGKIIKTDFNLNKLNLEMASSILSKIDNYPKSDSTKSNLGVAFIDAIKIAVNHFKLPLPLDINSPIVSKQITPVRVQRVASMNMDSKSADFLLSKHDSLLWKVALLFGLRAEEIMELREEQFTVNRGYVILDYIPLKNKTRTIKRVFCNINLWLHYTNISKHFDVYNTKKNTLLIDVYDNLANKSYINREVKRVRTILGNNVNLHSCRKFMVTVMFEKGVDAITLNDWNHVTSQDVTQHNYVMTNTKKMQASDVYASYYIEGFNSMNDSISIQGLADESDVMHQKKLIVKKFLEVCQDEQHIDLLIMIINGFDKTIYNMK